CCGAGTAGAGCATGTAGTAGAAGTCCAACATGATTCTGTAAATGAAAgagaattattattttataatgtatGGAGctcttatataaatactttaaaggATATTAAGTTTCTTAAGTTTAAATAAGGAGTTAAAAtgctttgaaaaaatattcagGTTCTTTAACGAACTGTAAAAGCAAAGTGAGTTGAgtgaatttatatttgaaactttaaacaaaGGTGGCTTGACCAGGAGTATATGTATTTCTGGGAAATTGAGAGGATTTCATTTCATTGGAATGCCAGACTGTTGATATGGATAGcaagttgtaaaatatattacaatagctttaaaaatatattaactaaGGTTGTTTGTTGCTAACCACCAGTTGCTGTactcttttaattaaacttctAGCCTGTTATCAGTTTAGGTAGTTGATAACAAAAAATGATTTGGCATTGTTTACACGTTTACTTAATACTTTTTACGTGTCCTAAGATTACAGACAttgtattttctatatttgCCAGTTTTTTATTCTCCttacaaaaatttatattatttaatattttctacaaataaaACTAGAAAAGACTATAGGTTATAAAcatcttaaataaaatatacatctGCTTTCCTACTTCagaacatttttttcttaacATTATAAAGGGAGTGCATTGTTCAATCCCTGCTGCTTCAGCTCTGTAAGAGAATTGATCAAGAAAAACTGAGAACAAAATTTTCATCagcttattttttacattttcagctttttcacataaaaatgtaaaagatctactattcattaatttaaaagtatttctttacaacaaacaaatactaATTACAGCTAGATCTAGCGCCCAAACTATCCCactattttgtttaataactCAGTAATTTTCCACCTTTTTTTCTAGTTCTATATTCTACTCTGCTTTATTGACGGCTTCCGGCTATCTCACTTTCCCAATTTACACTGACAAACAGACGCCAAACCGATGAGCTTTTATTGCTGTTCGCTAAAAAGAGAAAAGATTCAAGAGACTCCTCGCAAGACTCTTTCCATCACACCCTTTTGCACTTGAAGAGAGAAAAACGAGCCGGCAGAGCATAACTTATCCAATTGTTGCTGCCCACAGGCCCACTCCTACCTACACACATGGTACATATACAATATCATATATGGTATACACATCTAAATTAAAacagttttgcattttattttttgcattcAAAAAAGCGAACACTCATTTATTGTGCACCGAGACACGCGAATTTGGAATTGTTTTGTATAGTTTGTGTTTGTGAACgtgaataaatattacatCAAATGTTTGGGGGTGTAAAACTTGAATATCAGGCTTATTCGAAGTACTTCTTGAACTCCAGGCAGCCGGCCCAGTTCTCCTCCCAGCCGGGAGTCACCTTCTTGGCGTTCTCGTACCACTTGTTCACGTTGGCGTACTTGCTGATCTCGAAGCCGGCCACCTCGAAGGTGGAAACGGAGGCCACCAGGGCAATGTCCGCAACGGTCAGAGAGTCGCCGGCGGCATACTCCTGTCCCTCCAGGAACGTGTTCAGGAACTCAAAGGCGGCCTCGATCTTCTTGAATGCCTCGGGATCGGCGGGTGCCTTGGCGAACACCTGGGGGTAGTAGTAGTTGGCGAAGCTCTGGTACAGAGTGCCCATGTCGAAGTACAGACGCTGGTTGATCACGGCACGCTTCTTGGGGCACTTGGGGTACAGCGAGTCGGTCTTGCCGTACTTCTCCACCAGGTAAACCTGGATGGCGCGCGACTCCCACAGAGCGAAGCCATTGTCCACCAGGGTGGGGATGGTGTGCTGCGGGTTGATCTTCAGGAACTCTGGCTTCAGGTGCTCGCCTGCCTGCAGGTTGAGCAGCTTCTTGTTCAGCTCGACGCCGACAGCCTTGGCGGTCATGATGACGGAGCGGCAGGGGGAGGAGCCGGGCAGGTAGTAGAAGTCAGCCATTTtctgaaaattaagaaaacaaatgttaaattaaataatatattttataaagaaaactctttaaagttgaataataataataagaaattccgctatttaaaattaaaaaaatttattttttaattagctCTAACCTAATCACAAAAATTAACTATACGTCTTTTAAATTAAGCATAATGGTTGCCTAAATACACTTAGCAAATggtataattatttttaaaaccctcATCAAATGCCTTTAGTATGTGAGCTTAAGTTTCTTTTCCACCATGTTGTTTTTAAGTACATGCAAAAATCACACAGAACAGATCAGAAAAGATATACCGTAATTAGACGCGCTCTATAATTTCGAGCTCAGACAAAGGCCGGCTTTAATTGCCAGGTCATTACAGAAATTCACTTGGCGAGACTCTCCGGCTCCCAGGGAGGGAGTGATGTCATATTAAACACATAGCACATAGCACACAATATCTGGGGTTCTTTCAACTatttggtaattttccatGCTTATTCCTTTTGCACATTGTTTCTAGCttattttttgctttgctAAGTCACACACAGTTACAGTAAAATATGGCAAACTTACATTTTTAGTTTGTTGGAAATCTCGCGATGCACACTGTACCAAATGAGAAGTAACACTGAACGAAATCCGGAGAGCAGGTCGGCTTTTATAGGGAATCGCTGGCGTCGCCATAATGCCGCGGCCGGCAAACAAGAGTTGTTTGCTGCCCCAAAGGTAAGGGAGGGGTCTCAAGGGTGGGGAATCACCATAAAAAGAGACAGCCGCCGCCAGTTGTTGTTTTCGTGTCTACATagttgctttttgtttttcgctttATTCCCCGCACACACCGGCACAAACTCAATATAATagcacacaaaaatgtaacgTTAGCAGTGTGATTAATACATAGAGCCGTGTGCAAGTATAAGTGATTTAGTGGCACTAGCACACGTATGTACCTGCTCCATCATCCCCCTAGCCCCCCTGGAATCACCCCAAAAGAAAGCTGCAACTTTCTAATGATCCTCCACTGGAACGGCACCTGGTGCTCTCTTTAAAGTGCTCCttcactctttttttttatttaaacccGTTTATTAtacacaattttttatttgtatgcAACGAGTAAATTTggttgttttaaaatatatactatacagcataatttcaatataaaaaataatttttaattccattttgtttttttcttatcACACATttccttaatattttttattctcaAGTGGTTGGTTTCTTATCTAGATTACTTCAATACTTATTGTACTTAGAGCTGTTAAGTTTCAAGGGAATAATTATGATTAGtcagttttaaatatttattatcattatctattatttatttttattattttaatcttaatattaacatttcattttaaagtCACGCCCgtgaataatttaattttgttatttagtttttacttCTAATATAAAACTTCTAATATAAAAACATCTTTATCTCTTGCTGTGTACACATTCCTGCATACTTAATGAACATCTGTGCTCACAGCAATTgcgcttaaaaataaactctttTATCGGagcttataaaaaataaagaaaaaataataataaacaagaaaaaataaagcaaacgaGAGATAGCAGGCGAAGCCGGCCGGCAAACATTCATATCAGACAAACAGCAAAACGGCAACAGTTGGGTGCGAATCCCgtagagaaatatataataataataccacCTACTAATATGGCCACATAAATAATACCACGGGCTTGCCAAAAAGTCGATTAAAATATGACTCAGACTGTGATAAAACTGTGGGCAAAACCCAAGCTGAGTGAACAACCCTCGTTGATTTAATATGTCAAGCCCTAGGAAATTTCTACGTCAAAGGGACATGCAAATCGCAAATTACAGGTGTacattttttatgtaattatCTTGATGGCCACAACAATCGATGGATCGATTGAATTTTCTACCCACAGAAAAGTGTTTGTAATTCCACGACCTTGGTCAGCTGGAAACGATTGTTATGGCCACATTGCATGAGAAGGTAAATAAAGCCTGGTTAGCCATacgaaaaatgtataactcgATATAACTGGTGGCAAGACACCTCTCGAACATTCCGACGATTATTCGCTAGGGGTGGCTATTATCAGTTTCACAATTGACAATACCAACTATCAGCATGACATagcataaatttcaataacAAGTCGAAAAGAGTATATTCGAAGGGGACACGTCAAACAAATTGCTCTCTTAACGTCCAGAACAATCCACCTCGCTTGTGAAATCGCAACGAACACGAAAAACCCCAGAGACCCCGACGCCCCCTGAAAATTACTCATTTGAATATAATGCCGAAATCTACTGATTCATGGGAAACACGGTGATCGTGAAGGGAAGAAGTTCGCCAATAACTGGTTTGGCTTAATTCACCAAAAAGCCGGCCCAAGATCTGGCGTAAAATGTAGAGAAAGGTCACTCAGTGTTTATTGTTTGCCACCGGCGGGATCAAGAGAACCAGTTAGACGGCATTGGCCAAGTGTGATTCACAAACAATCAAAAAGACAAACCGCCGCAAAGAAATGAAAAACCCAAACTATTCAAAGAGTACAAAGAGGCTAAGAGAAGCGATCGTGCGAAGAGAAGCCAAGAGATCTCTGGGTATTCGTATCAAAGATCGGGAGAGTCTGCCGATTTGCCATATAAGCtcacatatatgtatacttgatatgtatatatttgctCGATTCCGCTTGCCggcaatttatatatattttttgtacagCCGCGCTTGAGTCTGCTTCAGTCTTTCACTGATCTCGACTTGAGAAAAGGCAGAGATAACTGTTTGTGTAAGCGAATGGAAAAGTAAAAGCGTTTTTGATACCTCATCCCTTTTATTAAGATCTCCCCTCTATATCGATATTAATTCTGCTGAATAAAATCGGTAACTTAAATGTGTTCAAATCAAACAGTTACCTATTGGCATGGACATCAATGTAGTCTCACCTCCAAAACattaacatttcaattaaaattgcagATAAGCTAAAGCGACGTGGCTTTAGTTTCATTCATAGCTCCTATCTAtttgaataatattaaatatcgtCAGGCGTTGATGAAATACTTAGCCTTTATCTCGTAAGATCAGCCCAGATTTACAATACCTTCTGCCTCATATCAttgatacatatattttctgaCACATTATAGCTCATCATCACTGAACATTGCAAATGTTAGTTAGTTACTATCATAAAATAATCTCACAATTTGTACAAGTGCTTCAAAGATTATCTGTGGCCCCACTCCTGCAATAGTAATTAGTGCTACGTGAGTCACGGTACGTGGACACAAACCCAAAATAATGGGCTCccgaaatatgaaaaaaattattctaaCCATGACCGGCAACTTTTGGAGCACAAGaaagcacaaataaacaaatggaGAGAGATAATTTCACAGGCAACTGGCTATAAAAGTAACCTCCATTCCCGGCATTAGGCAGTCTTCGTTCTCGTCCCCAGCGAATAACACATTCAGATATGGATTTCTACTATATGCCCGGTAGCAGCGGATGCCGCACTGTCCAGATGGTAGCCAAGGCCGTTGGCGTGGAGCTGAACAAGAAGCTCCTGAACACCATGGAGGGCGAGCAGCTGAAGCCGGAGTTTGTGAAGCTTAATCCACAGCACACCATTCCCACCCTGGTGGATAATGGCTTCTCCATCTGGGAGTCCCGCGCCATTGCCGTCTACCTAGTGGAGAAGTACGGCAAGGACGACTCTCTCTTCCCCAAGGATCCCAAGAAGCAGGCCGTGGTCAACCAGCGTCTGTACTTTGACATGGGCACCCTCAACGATGCCTTCGCCAAGTACTACTATCCCCTGTTCCGCACCGGTCAGCCCGGTAGCGAAGAGGACTTCAAGAAGATCGAGACGGCCTTCGGGTTCCTGAACACCTTCCTGGAGGGACAGGACTACGTGGCCGGTGACAATCTAACTGTGGCCGATATTGCCATCCTGGCGCTGGTTTCCACCTTCGACATCATTGAGTTCGACTTTAGCAAGTACACGAACGTGGTCAGGTGGTACGCCAATGCTAAGAAGGTGACTCCCGGATGGGACGAGAACTGGGAGGGTCTGCAGCAGATGAAGGCCTTCTTCGAAGCCCGCAAGGCGGCAGCCAAGTAAATGATACTCAGATTTATACATATacttatatgtatttatatttattaattgtttaatttaataaaagaaaactaagcgtttgtttataaaaataagatgtactttttgggaaaattagtttttggattggaaatgaaatgaaatcatATGAAAACGGATGTTAAAAACACTCAGGACCTAAATAGGTACACTTAAAACAAGTTTTATTATGAATCATTATGACTTGTTAAAGACTTGTAGTTTATTCCCTTttgaataaaatgtatattattttgttattcttATAATTGCATTAGCtaattttataaatgcttaaatatatttttgggtgCATTTTGGTTGGTTGCAAatctttcttaaaaaattgtaagGGTGTTGCTAGTGATTCTGCTCTCACAGATTTTACACTGCTTAACTAAGTAgttgaaacatttttttattgtaagtCTGTTTGTGCACTTGCTTCTAAAGTACAAAAACcttattattgtatttataaaccTTATTTCCCATTTAAACCTGTAGCCAACGAAACCAAAACCAGAACTCAAACAGATGTGTTCCTTAGAAGGGAATTCTCATTTCTCCCCTTAAATAGCAAACTTCagcgaaaataaatttaatgagcTTGACGACGCAGACACAAACATACAAATGTTTTCTAACAAGCTGCTTTTACAGAGAACAC
Above is a genomic segment from Drosophila kikkawai strain 14028-0561.14 chromosome 3R, DkikHiC1v2, whole genome shotgun sequence containing:
- the GstD1 gene encoding glutathione S-transferase 1-1 encodes the protein MATPAIPYKSRPALRISFSVTSHLVQCASRDFQQTKNKMADFYYLPGSSPCRSVIMTAKAVGVELNKKLLNLQAGEHLKPEFLKINPQHTIPTLVDNGFALWESRAIQVYLVEKYGKTDSLYPKCPKKRAVINQRLYFDMGTLYQSFANYYYPQVFAKAPADPEAFKKIEAAFEFLNTFLEGQEYAAGDSLTVADIALVASVSTFEVAGFEISKYANVNKWYENAKKVTPGWEENWAGCLEFKKYFE